DNA sequence from the Streptomyces sp. NBC_01497 genome:
GCCAGGTCGCAGACGGCCGCCGTGTGGTGCATGTCCCCGAAGTCGATCACCGCGCTGACCGCGCCCGACTCGGCCAGCACATTGGTGAGAGTGACATCGGCGTGCTGGACACCGGACGGCAGCGTGCCGGTGGCTTCCAGTGCCGGGCCGACTCTCGCCGCGAGGTCGCGCCACCGGGCGTCCTTCATGCCCGAATCGGCCACGACACCCGGCATACGCCTGATGTCCCACATCAGCGTGCGTCCGGCCGCCGGGTGGAAGAAGCCCTGCAGGGCGACGGACATACGCCCCGCGACAGCGCCGACCTGCTCGGCGAGCCCGAGGTCGAGTGCTGTGCCTTCCAGCGTGCTGCCGGGAAGGAACGTGATCAGCCGGGCCAGGCAGCTCCGGCCGGTGTCGTCCCGCAGCTCCGCGATCAGGGTGCCCGCGCGCGTCGCGACGGAGGCCGGGACGGGCAGTGAGGGGTCCGAGGCAAGAACGTGTTCGCGTGCCCGGACCTCCATGTCGACGACGTCCGGTTGCTCCGCAGGGTTCGCGATCTTGAGGACGAGCCGACCGTCGACGAGGAGGTTGAGGTCGCGCTCGGCGTCGAGCGGACTCAGCCTCGGGTCTGTCAGGTTCCAGTGCTCGCTGAGCACTTCTTTGAGGCTCTCGGGTGAGAACGTCGGTGCCCGTTCCTCGAAGACTCCCTCCGCTGAGTCGTTCGTGCCGTCCGTCCTGATGGCCATGGTGAAGGGTTCCTTTCCCCGGTCGGTGCGCGCCGCCGTCAGGGCGACGCGGAGGGTCTGTCGGTCAGGGAGTCCGGCGGGGCCGTGACCAGGTCCGCGCGCGGGAGTACGTAGCGACCGGGCGCCCCGGCCACGACCGTGAAAGGCCGGTCGTGGCCGGGGTACACGAGGTCCGCGTGCACCCGTACGTGTTCCATGGAACGCGCGGCGGCGTCCTTCCCGGCCAAGACCACGGTGCAGCGCCCGGAGCGCAGTGCGCGCGCGGACGAGACGGCATCGCCCGTCAACAGCGCGGCACCCGCGGCCGTTTCGACGGTGAGGCCGATCGAACCCGCGGTGTGCCCGGGCAGACCGGTGACGGTGACTCCCGGGGCGACGGCGAGGCCGTCGATGGCCGCTCGGACCGACAGCGGCCGCAGAATCGCTCCTGACCAAGGAGGAGTCACCGGGTCGTCGAGGGGTACGGCCGCGAGGTGGTCGAGCTCCGCCGGATGCAGCAGGACGTCGGCATGCGGGAAGAGGTCGGCGTTCTGGATGTGGTCGTAATGCGCGTGGGAGAGCACCAGGGTGTCGATGTCCCGGACGGTCAGACCGCGTTGGGCGAGGGCGCGATGCAGCGCCCGCCTGCGCCCGGCGTGGGCGCAGTCGAAGAGGATCCGCCGCGACCCGCGGGTGACGAGGTAGACGCCGCAGAACCCGATGCTCCCCTGGTCCGAGGAGAGCGCGAAGCCGAGGAGAAGGGTGTCGACGACGGCCGCCGGGCCGGCGGCGGGCTCGGCCGGGCGTGTGCCGCCCCGCTGGTCAGACAAGGTCCCCTCGCAGGAGTCGGCGGTAGACGTAGGGCAGGACGCCACCGTGGGCGTAGTAGACGAGTTCCTGGGGGGTGTCCAGGCGCACCCGGACGTCGAACTCGAATGCGGCGCGCTCCGCGGTCCGCGGCTGGACCCGTACGGTCACCGTGGACGAGGGTGTCCGGAGCGCTTCTTTGATCCCGACGATGTCGAAGGTCTCGGTGCCGTCGAGGCCGAAGGACCCCGCGCTCGCTCCGTCGGGGAACTGCAACGGCAGCACGCCGAGCTGGACCAGGTTGGAACGGTGGATGCGCTCGAAGGACCGCGCGAGGACCGCGTCGACGTTCAGCAGCGCGGTCGCCTTCGCGGCCCAGTCCCGTGAGGATCCGGTCCCGTACTCCTTGCCCGCGATGACCAGCAGGGGAGTCCCGGCGGCCGCGTACGACTGTGCCGCCTCGAAGACGGGAACGATTGCGCCGTCCCGGGTGAAGTCGGCGGTGAGACCGCCTTCATGACGGCTCGTCAGCATGTTGCGCAGCCGCGGGTTGGCGAAGCCACCGCGCACCATGACCTCGAAGTTACCGCGGCGGGAGGCATAGGTGTTCAGGTCGCTCTCGCCGAGCCCGGAGAGATAGCGGCCCGCGCTGCTGCTCGCGGGTATGCGTCCGGCCGGGCTGATGTGGTCGGTGGTGACCGAGTCCCCCAGCAGGGCGAGTGTCCGGGCGCCGGCGATGTCGCTCCGTGGGCTCGCCTCCGCGGTGACGCCGTCCAGGAACGGCGGGCGGCGCAAGTACGTCGAGTCGTCGGGCCAGTCGAACAGGTCACCGCGGGCAGTGGGTACGGCGGCCCATCGCTCGTCGCCCTCGAAGATGTCGGCGTAGGCGTCACTGAACAGTTGGGGGGTGAGATGGGCGTTCACCACCGCGTCGATCTCGGCGTCGCTCGGCCACAGGTCGGCGAGCATCACGGGCACACCGTCCGTGTCGACGCCAAGGGGCTGGGTCACCACGTCGTGCGTG
Encoded proteins:
- a CDS encoding MBL fold metallo-hydrolase, yielding MSDQRGGTRPAEPAAGPAAVVDTLLLGFALSSDQGSIGFCGVYLVTRGSRRILFDCAHAGRRRALHRALAQRGLTVRDIDTLVLSHAHYDHIQNADLFPHADVLLHPAELDHLAAVPLDDPVTPPWSGAILRPLSVRAAIDGLAVAPGVTVTGLPGHTAGSIGLTVETAAGAALLTGDAVSSARALRSGRCTVVLAGKDAAARSMEHVRVHADLVYPGHDRPFTVVAGAPGRYVLPRADLVTAPPDSLTDRPSASP